One window of the Macaca thibetana thibetana isolate TM-01 chromosome 1, ASM2454274v1, whole genome shotgun sequence genome contains the following:
- the LOC126954946 gene encoding chloride channel protein ClC-Ka isoform X9 codes for MQELVGLREGSSGDPVTLQELWGPCPCIRRGVRGGLEWLKQKLFRLGEDWYFLMTLGVLMALVSYAMNFAIGRVVRAHQWLYREIGDSHLLRYLSWTVYPVALVSFSSGFSQSITPSSGGSGIPELKTMLAGVILEDYLDIKNFGAKVVGLSCTLATGSTLFLGKVGPFVHLSVMMAAYLGRVRTTTVGEPENKSKQNEMLVAAAAVGVATVFGAPFSGVLFSIEVMSSHFSVWDYWRGFFAATCGAFMFRLLAVFNSEQETITSLYKTSFRVDVPFDLPEIFFFVALGGICGVLSCAYLFCQRTFLSFIKTNRFSSKLLATSKPVYSALATLVLASITYPPGVGRFLASRLSMKQHLDSLFDNHAWGLMTRNSSPPWPEELDPQHLWWEWYHPRFTIFGTLAFFLVMKFWMLILATTIPMPAGYFMPIFILGAAIGRLLGEALALAFPEGIVAGGVTNPIMPGGYALAGAAAFSGAVTHTISTALLAFELTGQIVHALPVLMAVLAANAIAQSCQPSFYDGTIIVKKLPYLPRILGRNIGSHRVRVEHFMNRSITTLAKDMPLEEVVKSPRS; via the exons ATGCAGGAGTTGGTGGGGCTGCGTGAGGGCTCCTCAGGGGACCCTGTGACTCTGCAGGAGCTGTGGGGCCCATGTCCCTGCATCCGCCGAGGCGTCCGAG GTGGCCTGGAGTGGCTGAAGCAGAAGCTGTTCCGCCTGGGCGAGGACTGGTACTTCCTCATGACCCTCGGGGTGCTCATGGCCCTGGTCAGCTATGCCATGAACTTTGCCATCGGGCGTGTGGTCCGAG CGCACCAGTGGCTGTACCGGGAGATTGGGGACAGCCACCTGCTCCGGTATCTCTCCTGGACTGTGTACCCTGTGGCCCTCGTCTCTTTCTCCTCGGGCTTCTCCCAGAGCATCACGCCCTCCTCTGGAG GTTCTGGAATCCCGGAGCTGAAGACCATGTTGGCGGGTGTGATCTTGGAGGACTACCTGGATATCAAGAACTTTGGGGCCAAGGTGGTGGGCCTCTCCTGCACACTGGCCACCGGCAGCACCCTCTTCCTGGGCAAAGTG GGCCCTTTCGTGCACCTGTCTGTGATGATGGCTGCCTACCTGGGCCGTGTGCGCACCACGACCGTCGGGGAGCCTGAG AACAAGAGCAAGCAAAACGAAATGTTGGTGGCAGCGGCGGCAGTGGGCGTGGCCACAGTCTTTGGAGCTCCCTTCAGCG GCGTCCTGTTCAGCATCGAGGTCATGTCTTCCCACTTCTCTGTCTGGGATTACTGGAGGGGCTTCTTTGCAGCCACCTGCGGGGCCTTCATGTTCCGGCTCCTGGCGGTCTTCAATAGCGAGCAGG AGACCATCACCTCCCTCTACAAGACCAGTTTCCGGGTGGATGTTCCCTTCGACCTGCCGGAGATCTTCTTTTTTGTGGCACTGGG TGGCATCTGTGGTGTCCTGAGCTGTGCTTACCTCTTCTGTCAGCGAACCTTCCTCAGCTTCATCAAGACCAATCGGTTCAGCTCCAAACTGCTGGCCACCAG CAAGCCTGTGTACTCGGCCCTGGCCACCTTGGTTCTCGCCTCCATCACCTACCCGCCCGGTGTGGGCCGCTTCCTAGCTTCTCGG CTGTCCATGAAGCAGCATCTGGACTCGCTGTTCGACAACCATGCCTGGGGGCTGATGACCCGGAACTCCAGCCCACCCTGGCCCGAGGAGCTCGACCCCCAGCACCTGTGGTGGGAATGGTACCACCCGCGGTTCACCATCTTTGGGACCCTTGCCTTCTTCCTGGTTATGAAG ttctggatgctgatTCTGGCCACCACCATCCCCATGCCTGCCGGGTACTTCATGCCCATCTTCATCCTTG GAGCTGCCATCGGGCGCCTGTTGGGAGAGGCTCTTGCTCTCGCCTTCCCTGAGGGCATCGTGGCTGGAGGGGTTACCAATCCCATCATGCCCGGGGGCTATGCCCTGGCAG ggGCTGCGGCCTTCTCAGGGGCTGTGACCCATACCATCTCCACGGCGCTGCTGGCCTTTGAGCTGACCGGCCAGATAGTGCACGCACTGCCCGTGCTGATGGCGGTGCTGGCAGCCAACGCTATTGCACAGAGCTGCCAGCCCTCCTTCTACGATGGCACCATCATTGTCAAGAAGCTGCCATACCTGCCACGGATTCTGGGCCGCAACATCGG CTCCCACCGCGTGAGGGTGGAGCACTTCATGAACCGCAGCATCACCACACTGGCCAAGGACATGCCACTGGAGGAGGTGGTCAAG AGTCCCAGATCCTAG
- the LOC126954946 gene encoding chloride channel protein ClC-Ka isoform X2: MQELVGLREGSSGDPVTLQELWGPCPCIRRGVRGGLEWLKQKLFRLGEDWYFLMTLGVLMALVSYAMNFAIGRVVRAHQWLYREIGDSHLLRYLSWTVYPVALVSFSSGFSQSITPSSGGSGIPELKTMLAGVILEDYLDIKNFGAKVVGLSCTLATGSTLFLGKVGPFVHLSVMMAAYLGRVRTTTVGEPENKSKQNEMLVAAAAVGVATVFGAPFSGVLFSIEVMSSHFSVWDYWRGFFAATCGAFMFRLLAVFNSEQETITSLYKTSFRVDVPFDLPEIFFFVALGGICGVLSCAYLFCQRTFLSFIKTNRFSSKLLATSKPVYSALATLVLASITYPPGVGRFLASRLSMKQHLDSLFDNHAWGLMTRNSSPPWPEELDPQHLWWEWYHPRFTIFGTLAFFLVMKFWMLILATTIPMPAGYFMPIFILGAAIGRLLGEALALAFPEGIVAGGVTNPIMPGGYALAGAAAFSGAVTHTISTALLAFELTGQIVHALPVLMAVLAANAIAQSCQPSFYDGTIIVKKLPYLPRILGRNIGSHRVRVEHFMNRSITTLAKDMPLEEVVKVVTSTDVAEYPLVESTESQILVGVVQRAQLVQALQAEPASWAPGHQQRPGQESQQCLQDILAGGCPTEPVTLTLFSETTMHQAHNLFELLNLQSLFVTSRGRAVGCVSWVEMKKAISNLTNPPAPK; encoded by the exons ATGCAGGAGTTGGTGGGGCTGCGTGAGGGCTCCTCAGGGGACCCTGTGACTCTGCAGGAGCTGTGGGGCCCATGTCCCTGCATCCGCCGAGGCGTCCGAG GTGGCCTGGAGTGGCTGAAGCAGAAGCTGTTCCGCCTGGGCGAGGACTGGTACTTCCTCATGACCCTCGGGGTGCTCATGGCCCTGGTCAGCTATGCCATGAACTTTGCCATCGGGCGTGTGGTCCGAG CGCACCAGTGGCTGTACCGGGAGATTGGGGACAGCCACCTGCTCCGGTATCTCTCCTGGACTGTGTACCCTGTGGCCCTCGTCTCTTTCTCCTCGGGCTTCTCCCAGAGCATCACGCCCTCCTCTGGAG GTTCTGGAATCCCGGAGCTGAAGACCATGTTGGCGGGTGTGATCTTGGAGGACTACCTGGATATCAAGAACTTTGGGGCCAAGGTGGTGGGCCTCTCCTGCACACTGGCCACCGGCAGCACCCTCTTCCTGGGCAAAGTG GGCCCTTTCGTGCACCTGTCTGTGATGATGGCTGCCTACCTGGGCCGTGTGCGCACCACGACCGTCGGGGAGCCTGAG AACAAGAGCAAGCAAAACGAAATGTTGGTGGCAGCGGCGGCAGTGGGCGTGGCCACAGTCTTTGGAGCTCCCTTCAGCG GCGTCCTGTTCAGCATCGAGGTCATGTCTTCCCACTTCTCTGTCTGGGATTACTGGAGGGGCTTCTTTGCAGCCACCTGCGGGGCCTTCATGTTCCGGCTCCTGGCGGTCTTCAATAGCGAGCAGG AGACCATCACCTCCCTCTACAAGACCAGTTTCCGGGTGGATGTTCCCTTCGACCTGCCGGAGATCTTCTTTTTTGTGGCACTGGG TGGCATCTGTGGTGTCCTGAGCTGTGCTTACCTCTTCTGTCAGCGAACCTTCCTCAGCTTCATCAAGACCAATCGGTTCAGCTCCAAACTGCTGGCCACCAG CAAGCCTGTGTACTCGGCCCTGGCCACCTTGGTTCTCGCCTCCATCACCTACCCGCCCGGTGTGGGCCGCTTCCTAGCTTCTCGG CTGTCCATGAAGCAGCATCTGGACTCGCTGTTCGACAACCATGCCTGGGGGCTGATGACCCGGAACTCCAGCCCACCCTGGCCCGAGGAGCTCGACCCCCAGCACCTGTGGTGGGAATGGTACCACCCGCGGTTCACCATCTTTGGGACCCTTGCCTTCTTCCTGGTTATGAAG ttctggatgctgatTCTGGCCACCACCATCCCCATGCCTGCCGGGTACTTCATGCCCATCTTCATCCTTG GAGCTGCCATCGGGCGCCTGTTGGGAGAGGCTCTTGCTCTCGCCTTCCCTGAGGGCATCGTGGCTGGAGGGGTTACCAATCCCATCATGCCCGGGGGCTATGCCCTGGCAG ggGCTGCGGCCTTCTCAGGGGCTGTGACCCATACCATCTCCACGGCGCTGCTGGCCTTTGAGCTGACCGGCCAGATAGTGCACGCACTGCCCGTGCTGATGGCGGTGCTGGCAGCCAACGCTATTGCACAGAGCTGCCAGCCCTCCTTCTACGATGGCACCATCATTGTCAAGAAGCTGCCATACCTGCCACGGATTCTGGGCCGCAACATCGG CTCCCACCGCGTGAGGGTGGAGCACTTCATGAACCGCAGCATCACCACACTGGCCAAGGACATGCCACTGGAGGAGGTGGTCAAGGTTGTGACCTCCACAGATGTGGCTGAGTATCCCCTGGTGGAGAGCACAG AGTCCCAGATCCTAGTGGGCGTCGTGCAGAGGGCCCAGCTGGTGCAGGCCCTCCAGGCTGAGccagcttcctgggctccaggACACCAG CAGAGACCAGGCCAAGAGAGCCAGCAGTGTCTCCAGGACATCTTGGCTGGGGGCTGCCCGACGGAACCAGTGACCCTGACGCTATTCTCAGAGACCACCATGCACCAG GCACACAACCTCTTTGAGCTGTTGAACCTTCAGTCCCTCTTCGTGACATCGCGGGGCAGAGCTGTGGGCTGCGTGTCCTGGGTGGAG ATGAAGAAAGCAATTTCCAACCTGACAAACCCACCAGCCCCAAAGTGA
- the LOC126954946 gene encoding chloride channel protein ClC-Ka isoform X1 gives MQELVGLREGSSGDPVTLQELWGPCPCIRRGVRGGLEWLKQKLFRLGEDWYFLMTLGVLMALVSYAMNFAIGRVVRAHQWLYREIGDSHLLRYLSWTVYPVALVSFSSGFSQSITPSSGGSGIPELKTMLAGVILEDYLDIKNFGAKVVGLSCTLATGSTLFLGKVGPFVHLSVMMAAYLGRVRTTTVGEPENKSKQNEMLVAAAAVGVATVFGAPFSGVLFSIEVMSSHFSVWDYWRGFFAATCGAFMFRLLAVFNSEQETITSLYKTSFRVDVPFDLPEIFFFVALGGICGVLSCAYLFCQRTFLSFIKTNRFSSKLLATSKPVYSALATLVLASITYPPGVGRFLASRLSMKQHLDSLFDNHAWGLMTRNSSPPWPEELDPQHLWWEWYHPRFTIFGTLAFFLVMKFWMLILATTIPMPAGYFMPIFILGAAIGRLLGEALALAFPEGIVAGGVTNPIMPGGYALAGAAAFSGAVTHTISTALLAFELTGQIVHALPVLMAVLAANAIAQSCQPSFYDGTIIVKKLPYLPRILGRNIGSHRVRVEHFMNRSITTLAKDMPLEEVVKVVTSTDVAEYPLVESTESQILVGVVQRAQLVQALQAEPASWAPGHQQRPGQESQQCLQDILAGGCPTEPVTLTLFSETTMHQAHNLFELLNLQSLFVTSRGRAVGCVSWVEMKKAISNLTNPPAPK, from the exons ATGCAGGAGTTGGTGGGGCTGCGTGAGGGCTCCTCAGGGGACCCTGTGACTCTGCAGGAGCTGTGGGGCCCATGTCCCTGCATCCGCCGAGGCGTCCGAG GTGGCCTGGAGTGGCTGAAGCAGAAGCTGTTCCGCCTGGGCGAGGACTGGTACTTCCTCATGACCCTCGGGGTGCTCATGGCCCTGGTCAGCTATGCCATGAACTTTGCCATCGGGCGTGTGGTCCGAG CGCACCAGTGGCTGTACCGGGAGATTGGGGACAGCCACCTGCTCCGGTATCTCTCCTGGACTGTGTACCCTGTGGCCCTCGTCTCTTTCTCCTCGGGCTTCTCCCAGAGCATCACGCCCTCCTCTGGAG GTTCTGGAATCCCGGAGCTGAAGACCATGTTGGCGGGTGTGATCTTGGAGGACTACCTGGATATCAAGAACTTTGGGGCCAAGGTGGTGGGCCTCTCCTGCACACTGGCCACCGGCAGCACCCTCTTCCTGGGCAAAGTG GGCCCTTTCGTGCACCTGTCTGTGATGATGGCTGCCTACCTGGGCCGTGTGCGCACCACGACCGTCGGGGAGCCTGAG AACAAGAGCAAGCAAAACGAAATGTTGGTGGCAGCGGCGGCAGTGGGCGTGGCCACAGTCTTTGGAGCTCCCTTCAGCG GCGTCCTGTTCAGCATCGAGGTCATGTCTTCCCACTTCTCTGTCTGGGATTACTGGAGGGGCTTCTTTGCAGCCACCTGCGGGGCCTTCATGTTCCGGCTCCTGGCGGTCTTCAATAGCGAGCAGG AGACCATCACCTCCCTCTACAAGACCAGTTTCCGGGTGGATGTTCCCTTCGACCTGCCGGAGATCTTCTTTTTTGTGGCACTGGG TGGCATCTGTGGTGTCCTGAGCTGTGCTTACCTCTTCTGTCAGCGAACCTTCCTCAGCTTCATCAAGACCAATCGGTTCAGCTCCAAACTGCTGGCCACCAG CAAGCCTGTGTACTCGGCCCTGGCCACCTTGGTTCTCGCCTCCATCACCTACCCGCCCGGTGTGGGCCGCTTCCTAGCTTCTCGG CTGTCCATGAAGCAGCATCTGGACTCGCTGTTCGACAACCATGCCTGGGGGCTGATGACCCGGAACTCCAGCCCACCCTGGCCCGAGGAGCTCGACCCCCAGCACCTGTGGTGGGAATGGTACCACCCGCGGTTCACCATCTTTGGGACCCTTGCCTTCTTCCTGGTTATGAAG ttctggatgctgatTCTGGCCACCACCATCCCCATGCCTGCCGGGTACTTCATGCCCATCTTCATCCTTG GAGCTGCCATCGGGCGCCTGTTGGGAGAGGCTCTTGCTCTCGCCTTCCCTGAGGGCATCGTGGCTGGAGGGGTTACCAATCCCATCATGCCCGGGGGCTATGCCCTGGCAG ggGCTGCGGCCTTCTCAGGGGCTGTGACCCATACCATCTCCACGGCGCTGCTGGCCTTTGAGCTGACCGGCCAGATAGTGCACGCACTGCCCGTGCTGATGGCGGTGCTGGCAGCCAACGCTATTGCACAGAGCTGCCAGCCCTCCTTCTACGATGGCACCATCATTGTCAAGAAGCTGCCATACCTGCCACGGATTCTGGGCCGCAACATCGG CTCCCACCGCGTGAGGGTGGAGCACTTCATGAACCGCAGCATCACCACACTGGCCAAGGACATGCCACTGGAGGAGGTGGTCAAGGTTGTGACCTCCACAGATGTGGCTGAGTATCCCCTGGTGGAGAGCACAG AGTCCCAGATCCTAGTGGGCGTCGTGCAGAGGGCCCAGCTGGTGCAGGCCCTCCAGGCTGAGccagcttcctgggctccaggACACCAG CAGAGACCAGGCCAAGAGAGCCAGCAGTGTCTCCAGGACATCTTGGCTGGGGGCTGCCCGACGGAACCAGTGACCCTGACGCTATTCTCAGAGACCACCATGCACCAG
- the LOC126954946 gene encoding chloride channel protein ClC-Ka isoform X3, giving the protein MQELVGLREGSSGDPVTLQELWGPCPCIRRGVRGGLEWLKQKLFRLGEDWYFLMTLGVLMALVSYAMNFAIGRVVRAHQWLYREIGDSHLLRYLSWTVYPVALVSFSSGFSQSITPSSGGSGIPELKTMLAGVILEDYLDIKNFGAKVVGLSCTLATGSTLFLGKVGPFVHLSVMMAAYLGRVRTTTVGEPENKSKQNEMLVAAAAVGVATVFGAPFSGVLFSIEVMSSHFSVWDYWRGFFAATCGAFMFRLLAVFNSEQETITSLYKTSFRVDVPFDLPEIFFFVALGGICGVLSCAYLFCQRTFLSFIKTNRFSSKLLATSKPVYSALATLVLASITYPPGVGRFLASRLSMKQHLDSLFDNHAWGLMTRNSSPPWPEELDPQHLWWEWYHPRFTIFGTLAFFLVMKFWMLILATTIPMPAGYFMPIFILGAAIGRLLGEALALAFPEGIVAGGVTNPIMPGGYALAGAAAFSGAVTHTISTALLAFELTGQIVHALPVLMAVLAANAIAQSCQPSFYDGTIIVKKLPYLPRILGRNIGSHRVRVEHFMNRSITTLAKDMPLEEVVKVVTSTDVAEYPLVESTESQILVGVVQRAQLVQALQAEPASWAPGHQRPGQESQQCLQDILAGGCPTEPVTLTLFSETTMHQAHNLFELLNLQSLFVTSRGRAVGCVSWVEMKKAISNLTNPPAPK; this is encoded by the exons ATGCAGGAGTTGGTGGGGCTGCGTGAGGGCTCCTCAGGGGACCCTGTGACTCTGCAGGAGCTGTGGGGCCCATGTCCCTGCATCCGCCGAGGCGTCCGAG GTGGCCTGGAGTGGCTGAAGCAGAAGCTGTTCCGCCTGGGCGAGGACTGGTACTTCCTCATGACCCTCGGGGTGCTCATGGCCCTGGTCAGCTATGCCATGAACTTTGCCATCGGGCGTGTGGTCCGAG CGCACCAGTGGCTGTACCGGGAGATTGGGGACAGCCACCTGCTCCGGTATCTCTCCTGGACTGTGTACCCTGTGGCCCTCGTCTCTTTCTCCTCGGGCTTCTCCCAGAGCATCACGCCCTCCTCTGGAG GTTCTGGAATCCCGGAGCTGAAGACCATGTTGGCGGGTGTGATCTTGGAGGACTACCTGGATATCAAGAACTTTGGGGCCAAGGTGGTGGGCCTCTCCTGCACACTGGCCACCGGCAGCACCCTCTTCCTGGGCAAAGTG GGCCCTTTCGTGCACCTGTCTGTGATGATGGCTGCCTACCTGGGCCGTGTGCGCACCACGACCGTCGGGGAGCCTGAG AACAAGAGCAAGCAAAACGAAATGTTGGTGGCAGCGGCGGCAGTGGGCGTGGCCACAGTCTTTGGAGCTCCCTTCAGCG GCGTCCTGTTCAGCATCGAGGTCATGTCTTCCCACTTCTCTGTCTGGGATTACTGGAGGGGCTTCTTTGCAGCCACCTGCGGGGCCTTCATGTTCCGGCTCCTGGCGGTCTTCAATAGCGAGCAGG AGACCATCACCTCCCTCTACAAGACCAGTTTCCGGGTGGATGTTCCCTTCGACCTGCCGGAGATCTTCTTTTTTGTGGCACTGGG TGGCATCTGTGGTGTCCTGAGCTGTGCTTACCTCTTCTGTCAGCGAACCTTCCTCAGCTTCATCAAGACCAATCGGTTCAGCTCCAAACTGCTGGCCACCAG CAAGCCTGTGTACTCGGCCCTGGCCACCTTGGTTCTCGCCTCCATCACCTACCCGCCCGGTGTGGGCCGCTTCCTAGCTTCTCGG CTGTCCATGAAGCAGCATCTGGACTCGCTGTTCGACAACCATGCCTGGGGGCTGATGACCCGGAACTCCAGCCCACCCTGGCCCGAGGAGCTCGACCCCCAGCACCTGTGGTGGGAATGGTACCACCCGCGGTTCACCATCTTTGGGACCCTTGCCTTCTTCCTGGTTATGAAG ttctggatgctgatTCTGGCCACCACCATCCCCATGCCTGCCGGGTACTTCATGCCCATCTTCATCCTTG GAGCTGCCATCGGGCGCCTGTTGGGAGAGGCTCTTGCTCTCGCCTTCCCTGAGGGCATCGTGGCTGGAGGGGTTACCAATCCCATCATGCCCGGGGGCTATGCCCTGGCAG ggGCTGCGGCCTTCTCAGGGGCTGTGACCCATACCATCTCCACGGCGCTGCTGGCCTTTGAGCTGACCGGCCAGATAGTGCACGCACTGCCCGTGCTGATGGCGGTGCTGGCAGCCAACGCTATTGCACAGAGCTGCCAGCCCTCCTTCTACGATGGCACCATCATTGTCAAGAAGCTGCCATACCTGCCACGGATTCTGGGCCGCAACATCGG CTCCCACCGCGTGAGGGTGGAGCACTTCATGAACCGCAGCATCACCACACTGGCCAAGGACATGCCACTGGAGGAGGTGGTCAAGGTTGTGACCTCCACAGATGTGGCTGAGTATCCCCTGGTGGAGAGCACAG AGTCCCAGATCCTAGTGGGCGTCGTGCAGAGGGCCCAGCTGGTGCAGGCCCTCCAGGCTGAGccagcttcctgggctccaggACACCAG AGACCAGGCCAAGAGAGCCAGCAGTGTCTCCAGGACATCTTGGCTGGGGGCTGCCCGACGGAACCAGTGACCCTGACGCTATTCTCAGAGACCACCATGCACCAG